From the Balneolales bacterium ANBcel1 genome, the window CCCGTTTCGTGGGATCACATCATCAATCTGCAGGAAATCCAGAGCCGTGACCTGTTTGATATCATCGAGCGGAAAATGGCCTCACAGGCCAGCAGCGACTCTGCCGAAGCCTGACGCGGAGCCGCGAGCCGCATTATCGGCCTCGCATGCTGCCGCGCCCATCCATCGTTTTCCAATAACGCACAAATGCCATGTCCATAACCGAACGTTCTGTCGCCAGGCCGGTAACCACGATGATGGTCTTTTTGATCGTCATCACCCTCGGCACCCTCGGTTTCCGCTACCTGCCCATCGACCTTCTCCCCCCTATTGAATACCCGCAGCTCACGGTCGCGGTATTCTACAGCAACGTGGGTCCGGAGGAGATGGAACAGCTGGTCACCGAACAGGTCGAAAACTCCCTGGCCGGCATCGCCAACGTCGAACGATTGACTTCGCGCTCGTCGGAAGGCAGCAGCTGGGTAACACTCAACTTCTCCCAGGGCACCAATATCGACGAGGCCACCAACGATGTGCGCGCATCCCTGGACCGCCTGCGCAACAACCTGCCGGAGGACGCCGACCCGCCGCGGATCTGGAAATTCGACCCGAACGATGCCCCGATTGTGATTGTAGGCGCCCGGTCGGCGCGCGAACTCTCGGAACTGACGCGCATCCTGGAACGGGACGTCACCAAGAATTTTGAACAGATTCCCGGAGTGGGTGCCATCGATATCTGGGGCGGTATTTACCGCGAGATACAGATCGACCTGATCCGCGAACGGCTGATCTCCAGCGAACTGACCGCCGCCGATGTGGTCCAGGCCATCGGCCGCGAAAACATAACCCTGCCCGGCGGCAACGTGAAAGACGGACTGAGCGATCTCTACGTGCGATCGCTTGGAGAGTACGAACGTGTCGAGGACATAGCGCAGACCGTGATTACAATCGTCGACGGCGCACCGATTCGTATCGGCGATGTGGCCAATGTCCGCGAAGGGTACCAGGATATCTGGCGCTATATCGAAATCGACGAGCAGCCGACCATCCGTTTCGGCATACGGAAACAGACCGGCGCCAATACGGTGGCCGTGGCGGAGGGCATCCGGAGCGAGGTGGACCGCATCAACCGGACACGCTCCGACCTTGAGCTCCGCATCATCACCGATCAAAGCGATTTCATCCAGTCGTCGATCGACAACGTGCGGAACGCCGCGCTTTGGGGCGGCATCCTGGCGATCATAGTGCTTTTTGCCTTCCTCCGGAACGGCTCGACCACCCTCATCATCGGCATCTCCATCCCCATCTCCATAATCGCCACCTTCGCACTGCTCTATTTCGGCGGACTCACGCTCAACCAGATGAGTTTCGGCGGATTGGCCCTCGGCGTCGGACTGATTGTCGACAACGCCATCGTGGTGCTGGAGAACATTGTCCGGCAGCGGCAAAACGGAAAATCCCGCAAACAAAGCGCGCTGATCGGTACCCGGCAGGTATCCGGAGCGATTGTCGCGGCCACGCTTACCACCTCTGTCATCTTCCTGCCGGTCGTTTTCATGCAGACCATCACCGGACTGCTGTTCCAGGAGCTGGCAATCGTCGTGGTGTTCGCGCTGCTCTGCTCCCTGGTTGTCGCCCTCACCCTGGTGCCCATGATGAGCAGCAAGATTCTGTCGGTCCAGCCGGACGATCCGGATCCCGACAAGCGGTCACGCTATCAGCGCATGTTTGAGAAGCTGGAAAACGGCTATGCCCACATGCTGGAGCGGGTACTGCAGCGAAAGCTGATTGTCTTTGGCGGGGTGCTGGTGCTTTTTGGTCTGGCTGTTTTCGGCTTCCGGACCATCCCCTACGAACTCACCCCCCAGGTGGACGCCGACGAGGTGCGCGTGCGAATGACCATGGCCGATGGAACCAATATCGCCGTCATCCACCAGTATCTTGAGGAACTGGACCAGATCGTGCAGTCGGTGGTTCCGCAGGATGAGGTGGTCTATTATTCCAAGGATGTGCGCAACGGCAATGGCCGCATTGACATAACCCTCCGTCCGCCCGACCAGCGGAGAATCGCCAGTGCCGATATCGCCGACGAACTGCGTGAAAAACTGCACGGGGTGATCCCGGGAGCGGACATCCGGGTTTCGGCCCGCTCGGGCCTGTGGGTGCTGCGCCGGGTGTTCGGCGGTGGCGGTGGCGGCGGAGACGACGACGGCGGCGAATCGCTACAAATTCAGCTGCGCGGCAACAACCTGGAGCAGGCGGCCCAGCTTTCCCGTGAATTGATAACCGTTCTGGAACGGCTGCCCGGCGTTACCGATGTCGAAACCGACCGTGGCGAAGGCAATCCGCAGCAGGACATCCGGTTCGATCGGGAGCGGATCTCCCGTCTGGGGATCGGAGTCAGTGATGTCGCCCGTGCCATTCAGACCAACATCGGCGGTACCCAGGCCGGCGTGTTCCGGGTGGATGCCGAGGAGTGGCCCATAACGGTGCGGCTGCGGCCTGAAGACCGGCTCTCCGCGCTGGATCTCGACAATATCTCCATCCGCAGCGCCAACGGTACCATCCTGCCGGTCTCGTCGGTGGCCAGTCAGGAGTACACCCGCATGCCGGAGAATATCAACCGGGTGAACAACCAGCGGGTCACCTACATCACCGCAAACCTGGAGAGCGGGGTAGCCCTGGGCGACGCGGTGGCCAGGATGGAAGAAGCTCTGGCGGAATTCCCGATGCCGGACGGTTTTTCGGTCTATTTCGGCGGCGAGTACGAGGAACAGCAGCAGGCGCAGCGCGACTTCACCCTCTCCATTATTATGGCTCTGGTTTTGATCTACATGGTGATGGCAGCGCAATTCGAGCGGTTCATTGATCCGCTGATTGTCATGTTTTCGGTGCCGCTGGCACTTATCGGGGTTGTTCCCGCACTCCTGCTCACCGGCACCACCCTCAACATGCAGAGCTTCATGGGAATGGTGATGCTGATCGGCATTGTGGTCAACAACGCGATCGTTCTGGTCGACTACATCAACCTGATGAGGCGCGAGCAAGACCTCCCGCTCTACCGGGCGGTCGTCGAAGCGGGCAAACTGCGCCTGAGGCCCATCATGATGACCACCCTTACCACCATTCTGGCCATGGTTCCCCTGTCGCTGGGTACCGGTGCCGGAGGCGAAATCCAGGCATCCCTGGCCCGCGTGGTGATCGGCGGCCTCGCCGTATCGTCCCTCATCACCCTTGTATTCATTCCGGTGGTGTATGTATCGGTGACTTCCGCCTTCGACCGACTGCGCAGCTGGCTCGGTTCCTGGAAAAGCGAGCAAGAGGCCGATCCCGCCGCCGCGACATCCCTGCCCGATTGAGTCTTGCGGCAGGGCCGTCATCCCCATCCACAGCTCTGTTAGTTCCATGCGCTCCCCGGATTTCCCCTTCCGGCAGAACAGAATCCGGGCCGACGGAACATCCCTGCGCAAGCGTCTGTTATAGACATAGCCAACTGTCCATTCCATTATTTTGCAAAAACGGAGTTATTCTATGAAAAAACCGATCATCGCAGGAATAGGGGAAGTGTTATGGGATGTGTTTCCGGAGTACAAACGGGCCGGCGGCGCTCCCGCTAACGTGTCGTTTCATGCGACCATGCTCGGCAACCGCGGGGTTCCCGTGAGCCGCGTCGGCAACGATGAGGACGGAACCGAGCTGCTCAATGTTTTAAAATCCTGCGGACTCGACACCACATTTATTCAGGAAGATGACCGGGTGCCCACGGGAACGGTGGAGGTCACCATGACCAACGGCGAAGCCTCCTACGATATTCCAGAAGGCGTGGCATGGGATCGTCTGTCGCTTACCTCTGAGCTTCAGGATCTGGCCCGCGAAGCGGATGCCGTCTGTTTCGGAACACTCGCCCAAAGAAACGATGTCACCCGGCGGACCATCCGTGAGTTTATCAACCTGACCTCCGGCGACTGCCTCAAAATCGCCGACATCAATCTTCGTGCACCCCACTATTCCGAAAAAGTGATTCTGGAAACACTGGAAATGGCCGATGTGGTGAAACTGAATCAGGACGAATGGAGCCATATCGGGGAGATGTTCGGGGTAACGGACCTGAAAAGCTGGCTGTTCAACGAGAAAGGGGTTCGCATTCTCTGCCTGACCAAGGGCAGGGAGGGAGCGGAGCTGATGACTCCCGAACAGCATCTGGTGGAGCCCATCCATCCGGTAGAAAATTCCAGCGGCGACTCCGTTGGCGTCGGAGATGCATTTACCGCTTCCCTTACTCATCATTTATTGCGAAATTCCCCGTTGGATGTCAGCCTGTCGGTCGCCAACAAGTACGCCGCCCAGGTTTCCGCTCGAAAAGGGGCCATGCCCGAGCTTCCATCCGCCATCATCAATTCCCTAACCTGACAGATCACCTCTTTTTTACATGGCATTAAAAACCTGGAATCCCAGATCGGTCTCGCAGTATATTCCGCTCACTATCTCACGGGAAGCGTGGAAAGCGGGCGACAAGCGGGCGCTCATGAAACGGGATATCCTGAATCGATACGAACAGCATTACCATCGCTATCCGTATTTGAAGAACCGAATCCGGAAAAACTTCGACGATTTCTGGCGGTTTTACACCACGATCTACGGTGACGGCTACGAGCAGCAGCACTGGATAATCCGCCTGTTCAATTCCATCCTTCAGGGTCTGCAGGACCGGAAGAAGGACATGCGGGAGCTCGATCTGGAGCGTGAAAAGAATCCGCTCTGGTTTCAAAGCGAAGAGCTGGTGGGCGGTGTGTTGTATGTCGACCTGTTTGCCGGCGACCTGAAAAAACTGCGCGACAAGATCCCCTACCTCAAGGAGCTGGGCATCAACTTTCTGCATCTGATGCCCCTTCTCAGGCCGCGGGACGGCCTCAATGACGGCGGGTATGCCGTGCAAAATTACCGCGATGTGGACCGCCGCCTCGGAACCTACGACGACCTGCGCAAAACATCACGCATGCTGCATAACGAGGGCATCAACCTGGTGCTGGATTTCGTGATGAACCACACCGCCAAGGAACACGGCTGGGCCCAGGCGGCCATGAGCGGCCACCCCCGCTATCAGAAGTTCTACCACATGTTCGACGACCGGAGCATACCCGACATGTACGAACAGCACCTGATCGAGGTGTTCCCCGATTTCGCACCCGGCAACTTCAGTTATTACCCGCAGATCGACAAATGGGTGTGGACCACGTTCTATGAGTTTCAGTGGGATCTGAACTACGCCAATCCCGACGTGTTTCACGCCATGTTTGATGAGATGGTGCACCTGATCAACACCGGAGCCGACTGCCTGAGGCTGGACGCGGTCCCCTATCTGTGGAAAAAGCTGGGCACGCACTGCCAGAACCAGGACGAAGCGCACCATCTGCTGCAGGCCTACCGCGCACTGCTCCGCATCATCTCTCCGGGAGTATTATTTAAAGCGGAGGCGATTGTGGGTCCGGAGGAAATCGTTCGCTATCTGGGCATCAACGGATTCGAAGGCAAAGAGTGCGACCTTGCCTACAACGCCACGCTGATGTCGCATGTCTGGCATGCGCTGGCATCCGAAAACACCCATCTGCTGCGCACTGCGCTCAAAAGCCTGCCACGGGCCCCGAAAAACACCTCCTGGGTCAATTATATGCGGTGCCATGACGATATCGGGTGGGGGATTTCGGATGAATTCGCGGGCGCGGTCCAACAGAACGGACACGACACCCGTATGTTCTGCACCGATTTCTACACGGGCAAGCTGGCCGGCAGCTACGCCGAAGGGTACGCCTTTCAGCGTGATTACTACTCCGGTGAAGCCCGGGTATCGGGTACCATGGCGTCGCTCTCCGGGCTGCAGAAGGCCATGGTCGAGGCCGAAGACCTTGGGATCGACGATGCCGTAAAGCGCATTATGCTCATCAACAATATTATCTTCAGCTGGAAGGGCATCCCCCTGATTTACATGGGCGATGAGATCGGACAGACCAACGAGTACCGCTATCTCTCCAACCCTCTGAAGATGCGAGACAACCGCTGGGTTCATCGTCCGGCTATGGACTGGGACAAGGTCGAGCTGCGCAACATGCCCGGCACCATCGAACACCGCCTGTTCAATGAGTTTCGCAAACTGGTCGATTCGCGGAAGAAAACCAGAGCCATCCACGGCTCGTCATCCGACCATCTGCTGATCCTGGATATCGACTCTGTGTTTTGCTTTGAACGGCATTGCGGTGACGACAGCGTGCTTTTTCTCTCCAACTTCTCCAGGGAGCCCGTGCACATCCCGACCTCCATCCTTCCGGACGAGTGGAAACGCCGGGTGTATTATGATCGCTTCTCGGGTCGCACGCTCCATTTCAGCTTTGATGAAATCGTCATGGAGCCGTATGGCTTTTACTGGCTGGCGCCCACCGACCTTCAGCCCGCCATCGAAGCCGAGAACACTATTATAGATGTACTGGTGGAAACGGTTATGGGTGAGCAGGTGTATCTTGTTGGAAATATCCCTGAACTGGGCGCCTGGAATCCCGACAAGGCGATTGGTCCGCTCGACCCCTCCTCCTACCCCACCTGGGAGATACAGCTCAAACTCCCGGCAAACACCTATTTCGAATTTCAGTGGATCAAAAAGCGGAATGGAAGCATCCTGGAATGGGCTCCCGACAAATACTGGATGAAGAGCGGGGACGAAATTTCGTACATATAGGCCGGCAATCCGCAGCCCCTCAAGAGCAGACAGGATAAAAGGCGCAGCTTCTTTTTGGCTGCCATATCATCCTGCACCCGACTGCAGGCTTATCAAAATTGAGAAACTGCCGATAATAGAGAGACGTTTCGTAGATGCCCAATATAGCCGCTGCCCCCTGCCAGCCCCGCCATGTTATCCAACTTTGCTTCTCCAACAGCACAGACCACGGTACAACCTGCCGAAGGAGTTCCGGCTATCGCAGGCATCCATCCATACCAGCAGCGGGGACTTGCGGCGGCATTCCGATTGCCGGAAGATGGCACTCTGACCGACGACAAAGAAGATAAACAGGAGCAGCAGACAGAAGAGACTGAAAACGAAGGGCGATTGCTGCCCGGTACTCCGGAGATATTTCACCTTTTAATGGATGACCGGTTCCGGGAGCTGGTGGACTTTTTTCTGACTCCGGGTCATCAGGAGATCATGTACATCATTGCCGGTTTCAGAGAGGAGAGACAACTCTCGGGACTTTCACTTTTTCGTCCGCAACTCATCAGAGAGGAGTTGCTGGACCAGGTCAGGCACCGCATGTATCTGAACGCCATTGAAAAATCGCCGCTTAAGACCGGCAGACAATTTTATACAGTGATATAGGGAGGGATTAGAAGTTCTGGCTGGATTCGCTGCTGCTAAGCGGCAGGTGCAGCGAAAAACGGGAGCCCTCTTCAACTTCGCTTTCCAGGGTGATGCGTCCGTTCATTTGTGCGGCGAAGTGAGTGCTTATGTAGAGCCCGAGACCGGATGAGCTTTCGTTTTCGGTACCACAGAGATGCAGTTTCTTATCCGGGCGGAAGATATCCTTGAACGACTCTCGGGGGATTCCCAATCCGTTATCGGCTACAATGATCCTGGCTTCGGCATCATTGTTCTCCACGCTGACGGTTATTTCTCCGCCCCTTGAGGTATATTTGATGGAGTTTGTAATCAGGTTGAACAGAATTCGTTTCAATCGGGAGAGGTCGGCAGAAACATAGACCGGCTGGCTGGTCTGGATGCACTCAAGCTTGTGCTCTTTTGCAAGTGCCGCGCCCTCCATCACATCACAAACATCACGCACCACCCAGTTGAGGTCCACATCCAGTGCGATATAATCCTCGTATTCATCCTGTTTTCCCATTTCCCGTACCTGCTGCAAGATACTGGAGATATCTTCGACACCGCTTTTGATCTTGGACCGATACCCGGCAAGCTGTTCGAGATCGGCGTTGGTATTGAGGCAGAACTTCATCAGATCGAGATACCCCTTTATGGCATTGAGCGGCGACATCAGATCGTGAGTAGTAAGCCTGAGTACACTTTTCCGGGCATCCGACTCCTGCTTGAGTTTGCGGTGGCGGCACGATAATTCCTCCATCTGGCGGAGCAATTGATATACCGGCGAGGTCTCCTCATCCACTTCCCAAAAAAACCGATCAAACTCAAGATCCCCGGATAAGATCCTGTTTCTCATTTGCTGA encodes:
- a CDS encoding efflux RND transporter permease subunit translates to MSITERSVARPVTTMMVFLIVITLGTLGFRYLPIDLLPPIEYPQLTVAVFYSNVGPEEMEQLVTEQVENSLAGIANVERLTSRSSEGSSWVTLNFSQGTNIDEATNDVRASLDRLRNNLPEDADPPRIWKFDPNDAPIVIVGARSARELSELTRILERDVTKNFEQIPGVGAIDIWGGIYREIQIDLIRERLISSELTAADVVQAIGRENITLPGGNVKDGLSDLYVRSLGEYERVEDIAQTVITIVDGAPIRIGDVANVREGYQDIWRYIEIDEQPTIRFGIRKQTGANTVAVAEGIRSEVDRINRTRSDLELRIITDQSDFIQSSIDNVRNAALWGGILAIIVLFAFLRNGSTTLIIGISIPISIIATFALLYFGGLTLNQMSFGGLALGVGLIVDNAIVVLENIVRQRQNGKSRKQSALIGTRQVSGAIVAATLTTSVIFLPVVFMQTITGLLFQELAIVVVFALLCSLVVALTLVPMMSSKILSVQPDDPDPDKRSRYQRMFEKLENGYAHMLERVLQRKLIVFGGVLVLFGLAVFGFRTIPYELTPQVDADEVRVRMTMADGTNIAVIHQYLEELDQIVQSVVPQDEVVYYSKDVRNGNGRIDITLRPPDQRRIASADIADELREKLHGVIPGADIRVSARSGLWVLRRVFGGGGGGGDDDGGESLQIQLRGNNLEQAAQLSRELITVLERLPGVTDVETDRGEGNPQQDIRFDRERISRLGIGVSDVARAIQTNIGGTQAGVFRVDAEEWPITVRLRPEDRLSALDLDNISIRSANGTILPVSSVASQEYTRMPENINRVNNQRVTYITANLESGVALGDAVARMEEALAEFPMPDGFSVYFGGEYEEQQQAQRDFTLSIIMALVLIYMVMAAQFERFIDPLIVMFSVPLALIGVVPALLLTGTTLNMQSFMGMVMLIGIVVNNAIVLVDYINLMRREQDLPLYRAVVEAGKLRLRPIMMTTLTTILAMVPLSLGTGAGGEIQASLARVVIGGLAVSSLITLVFIPVVYVSVTSAFDRLRSWLGSWKSEQEADPAAATSLPD
- a CDS encoding carbohydrate kinase, whose protein sequence is MKKPIIAGIGEVLWDVFPEYKRAGGAPANVSFHATMLGNRGVPVSRVGNDEDGTELLNVLKSCGLDTTFIQEDDRVPTGTVEVTMTNGEASYDIPEGVAWDRLSLTSELQDLAREADAVCFGTLAQRNDVTRRTIREFINLTSGDCLKIADINLRAPHYSEKVILETLEMADVVKLNQDEWSHIGEMFGVTDLKSWLFNEKGVRILCLTKGREGAELMTPEQHLVEPIHPVENSSGDSVGVGDAFTASLTHHLLRNSPLDVSLSVANKYAAQVSARKGAMPELPSAIINSLT
- a CDS encoding alpha-amylase family glycosyl hydrolase, with amino-acid sequence MALKTWNPRSVSQYIPLTISREAWKAGDKRALMKRDILNRYEQHYHRYPYLKNRIRKNFDDFWRFYTTIYGDGYEQQHWIIRLFNSILQGLQDRKKDMRELDLEREKNPLWFQSEELVGGVLYVDLFAGDLKKLRDKIPYLKELGINFLHLMPLLRPRDGLNDGGYAVQNYRDVDRRLGTYDDLRKTSRMLHNEGINLVLDFVMNHTAKEHGWAQAAMSGHPRYQKFYHMFDDRSIPDMYEQHLIEVFPDFAPGNFSYYPQIDKWVWTTFYEFQWDLNYANPDVFHAMFDEMVHLINTGADCLRLDAVPYLWKKLGTHCQNQDEAHHLLQAYRALLRIISPGVLFKAEAIVGPEEIVRYLGINGFEGKECDLAYNATLMSHVWHALASENTHLLRTALKSLPRAPKNTSWVNYMRCHDDIGWGISDEFAGAVQQNGHDTRMFCTDFYTGKLAGSYAEGYAFQRDYYSGEARVSGTMASLSGLQKAMVEAEDLGIDDAVKRIMLINNIIFSWKGIPLIYMGDEIGQTNEYRYLSNPLKMRDNRWVHRPAMDWDKVELRNMPGTIEHRLFNEFRKLVDSRKKTRAIHGSSSDHLLILDIDSVFCFERHCGDDSVLFLSNFSREPVHIPTSILPDEWKRRVYYDRFSGRTLHFSFDEIVMEPYGFYWLAPTDLQPAIEAENTIIDVLVETVMGEQVYLVGNIPELGAWNPDKAIGPLDPSSYPTWEIQLKLPANTYFEFQWIKKRNGSILEWAPDKYWMKSGDEISYI
- a CDS encoding HAMP domain-containing sensor histidine kinase; protein product: MRNRILSGDLEFDRFFWEVDEETSPVYQLLRQMEELSCRHRKLKQESDARKSVLRLTTHDLMSPLNAIKGYLDLMKFCLNTNADLEQLAGYRSKIKSGVEDISSILQQVREMGKQDEYEDYIALDVDLNWVVRDVCDVMEGAALAKEHKLECIQTSQPVYVSADLSRLKRILFNLITNSIKYTSRGGEITVSVENNDAEARIIVADNGLGIPRESFKDIFRPDKKLHLCGTENESSSGLGLYISTHFAAQMNGRITLESEVEEGSRFSLHLPLSSSESSQNF